Within the Enterobacter bugandensis genome, the region AAAGGCGGGCTGACGCTCAATGCCGACAGCCGCGCCATTGAAGCCAAAGAGGTGCTGATGAAGCGCAAAATCACCGCCGCACCGGTGGTGGACGAGCACGGCAGGCTGTGCGGCGCTATCAACCTGCAGGACTTCTACCAGGCCGGGATTATTTAACCCTTCAGCCCAAGACGCTTCGCCAGCCGGTGCAGGTTGGCGACGTCCATCTCCAGCGCCCGCGCGCACGCCGCCCAGCTGCGGTTATTCTGCTCCAGCGCGCGGGTAATCATCTGACGCTGAAACTCTTCCGTCGCTTCGCGCAGGTTTTCGATTGCGCTCTCAGGCACAGCAGGCTTCACGGTCGGGGCATTTTCCTCATGCAGCGCAAAATGGCGCGCATGAATCACCACTTCATCCCCCGAGCGCGTCGCCCTCGCCAGCACCACCGCGCGGTGAATCGCATGCTCCAGCTCGCGCACGTTGCCCGGCCAGCCGTAGCTGAGCAGATGCGCTCTCGCCCCCGGGCTAAGCACCACGCGGGACAGCCCCATTTTGAGACGGCACTGTTCGCAGAAATAACCCGCCAGCAGCACCACGTCGTCTCCGCGCTCACGCAGCGGCGGCACGGACAGCGGGAACACGCTCAGCCGATGGAACAGGTCGGCTCGGAACTGCCCGGCCAGCACCGCTTCGCGCAGATCCCGGTTGGTCGCAGCAAGGACACGCACGTCCACCCGCAGGCTGCGGTCATCCCCCACGCGCTGGATGTCGCCGTACTGCAATACGCGCAGCAGCTTGGCCTGAAGTGAAAGGGAAAGCTCGCCAATCTCATCAAGAAACAGCGTGCCGTTATCGGCCATTTCAAACTTGCCGCTGCGGTTGCTGATGGCCCCGGTAAACGCCCCTTTGACGTGACCGAACAGCTCGCTCTCCGCCACGCTTTCCGGCAGCGCGGCGCAGTTGAGGTACACCAGCGGGTTGACCGCGCGCGGCGAAGCTTCATGGATGGACTTCGCCACCAGCT harbors:
- the norR gene encoding nitric oxide reductase transcriptional regulator NorR, which produces MSFSVDVLAKIAIELQTGIGHQDRFQRLISTLRHVLDCDASALLRYEGRQFIPLAIDGLAKDVLGRRFTLEGHPRLETIARAGDVVRFPADSDLPDPYDGLIPGQESLKVHACIGLPLFAGQNLIGALTLDGMSPDQFDTFSDEELRLIAALAAGALNNALLIEQLESQNILPGSPAAFEPVAHTEMIGLSPGMAQLKKEIEIVAASDLNVLIFGETGTGKELVAKSIHEASPRAVNPLVYLNCAALPESVAESELFGHVKGAFTGAISNRSGKFEMADNGTLFLDEIGELSLSLQAKLLRVLQYGDIQRVGDDRSLRVDVRVLAATNRDLREAVLAGQFRADLFHRLSVFPLSVPPLRERGDDVVLLAGYFCEQCRLKMGLSRVVLSPGARAHLLSYGWPGNVRELEHAIHRAVVLARATRSGDEVVIHARHFALHEENAPTVKPAVPESAIENLREATEEFQRQMITRALEQNNRSWAACARALEMDVANLHRLAKRLGLKG